A single region of the Actinoplanes sp. SE50/110 genome encodes:
- a CDS encoding AAA family ATPase, producing the protein METDGLFSLAQPDLPPPAHTAAAAGFGAPAADAPLPVRMRPASLDELVGQQHLLAPGAPLRQLVTGASPMSVILWGPPGTGKTTIAHLVAHATDRKFVAMSALTAGVKDVRAVIDTARRERRAGGPPTVLFIDEVHRFSKTQQDSLLAAVEDRTVTLLAATTENPYFSVISPLLSRCVLLTLQALEESDVRALIRRAVTDQRGLGGAVTLSPEAEDHVVRLASGDVRKALTALEAAAGSAVAQGSAEIDLATAERAVDVAAVRYDRDGDAHYDVISAFIKSMRGSDPDAALHWLARMIVAGEDPRFIARRIVIFASEDVGMADPQALLVATAAAQAVQLIGMPEAQLNLAQAVVHMATAPKSNSVTAAIGAAMTDVRAGRGAAVPTHLRDAHYSGARGLGHGRGYRYPHDDPRGVVRQQYAPDDLVGTDYYRPTEHGAERAVGERVPRLRRIVRGLPRAASADSADRAAGGATAPDASQSSAASSPEAGGAGGSVAVSASVPASLPVAAGGPAPVADGGADSGPAAVLADGGAPGAGSDLASGGVAVSASAGTGGTEGSAGTATGSGTAQAGPDAGSDGERSDERGDAAGEEQP; encoded by the coding sequence ATGGAAACGGACGGGCTTTTCTCCCTCGCGCAGCCGGACCTGCCGCCGCCGGCGCACACCGCTGCCGCCGCCGGCTTCGGCGCCCCGGCGGCCGACGCGCCGCTGCCCGTCCGGATGCGCCCGGCCAGCCTCGACGAGCTGGTCGGCCAGCAGCATCTGCTCGCCCCCGGTGCCCCGCTGCGGCAGCTGGTCACCGGCGCCAGCCCGATGTCGGTGATCCTCTGGGGGCCGCCCGGCACCGGCAAGACCACCATCGCGCACCTCGTCGCGCACGCCACCGACCGCAAGTTCGTGGCCATGTCCGCGCTCACCGCCGGGGTCAAGGACGTGCGCGCGGTGATCGACACGGCCCGTCGCGAGCGCCGCGCCGGCGGCCCGCCGACCGTGCTGTTCATCGACGAGGTGCACCGCTTCAGCAAGACCCAGCAGGACTCGCTGCTCGCCGCCGTCGAGGACCGCACGGTCACCCTGCTCGCCGCGACCACGGAAAACCCGTACTTCTCGGTCATCTCGCCCCTGCTCTCCCGCTGTGTGCTGCTCACCCTGCAGGCCCTCGAGGAGTCCGACGTGCGCGCCCTGATCCGGCGCGCGGTCACCGACCAGCGCGGCCTGGGTGGCGCGGTCACGCTTTCCCCCGAGGCAGAGGACCACGTGGTACGCCTTGCCTCGGGCGACGTCCGCAAAGCACTCACCGCCCTGGAAGCGGCCGCCGGTTCCGCGGTCGCCCAGGGCTCCGCCGAGATCGACCTGGCCACCGCCGAGCGCGCAGTCGACGTGGCAGCCGTCCGCTACGACCGGGACGGCGACGCGCACTACGACGTCATCAGCGCGTTCATCAAGAGCATGCGCGGCAGCGACCCGGACGCCGCGCTGCACTGGCTCGCCCGCATGATCGTCGCCGGCGAGGACCCGCGGTTCATCGCCCGGCGCATCGTGATCTTCGCGAGCGAGGACGTCGGGATGGCCGACCCGCAAGCCCTGCTCGTGGCCACCGCGGCCGCCCAGGCCGTGCAGCTCATCGGCATGCCCGAGGCCCAGCTCAACCTCGCCCAGGCCGTCGTGCACATGGCCACCGCCCCCAAATCCAACAGCGTCACCGCGGCGATCGGCGCGGCCATGACCGATGTCCGTGCCGGGCGGGGCGCAGCGGTGCCCACCCACCTGCGCGACGCCCACTACTCCGGCGCGCGCGGCCTCGGACACGGCCGCGGATACCGCTACCCACACGACGACCCGCGTGGCGTCGTCCGCCAGCAGTACGCCCCGGACGACCTCGTCGGCACCGACTACTATCGGCCGACCGAACACGGGGCCGAACGCGCCGTCGGGGAGCGGGTGCCGCGCCTGCGCCGAATCGTGCGGGGGCTGCCCCGTGCCGCTTCGGCGGACAGTGCGGACCGCGCGGCGGGTGGTGCAACGGCTCCGGATGCGTCACAGTCGTCGGCGGCCTCCTCACCGGAGGCCGGCGGGGCGGGAGGATCTGTGGCGGTTTCCGCCTCGGTGCCTGCTTCGTTGCCCGTTGCGGCGGGCGGCCCGGCCCCGGTGGCGGACGGTGGTGCGGATTCGGGTCCGGCGGCTGTCCTGGCGGACGGTGGTGCTCCGGGTGCGGGTTCGGACCTGGCGAGCGGTGGGGTTGCGGTGTCTGCCTCGGCGGGCACGGGTGGGACGGAAGGTTCCGCCGGCACGGCGACGGGATCGGGTACGGCGCAGGCCGGGCCGGATGCCGGCAGTGACGGGGAACGGTCAGACGAGCGCGGCGACGCCGCCGGGGAGGAACAGCCGTGA
- a CDS encoding MFS transporter yields the protein MSLPARQVRLRYLILITLRWLPVGLTIPVLVLLPLERGLTIAQAGVVTAVQGVTVMVLELPTGGFADALGRRPVLLLAGAVNLVSLSLYCVAHTVGFFAVAWMLQGVFRALDSGPLDSWFVDESLAADRNADIETGLSHGEVVLSLGIAGGALISGGLVWLGPIGPVSALTVPVALSILLSLLSTVAIAVLMHEERPALGLAALSASIRGVPIAIGSALRLARRSRVVLALIAVEILWSFGMVSFEKLMPIRLSEVLADKDAAASLMGPVSSAAWGASAAGAALIPLLVRRIGAPRTGFTLRLLQGATVVGMGVLAGPAGVVTGFLLTYAVHGAANPVHNALMHRQAEGEYRTSLLSLSSMASQPGFAIGAILLTAVAQSVSTSVAIVAGAIVLAAAAPLYLVKPKFHEPIDGGTSLTSALTPGGT from the coding sequence ATGAGCCTTCCGGCACGCCAGGTCCGCCTGCGCTACCTGATCCTGATCACGCTCCGCTGGCTCCCCGTCGGCCTGACCATCCCGGTGCTGGTGCTGCTCCCGCTGGAACGCGGACTCACCATCGCCCAGGCCGGCGTGGTCACCGCCGTCCAGGGCGTCACCGTCATGGTGCTGGAACTGCCGACCGGCGGATTCGCCGACGCGCTCGGCCGCCGCCCGGTGCTGTTGCTGGCCGGCGCGGTCAACCTGGTCTCGCTGAGTCTGTACTGCGTCGCCCACACGGTCGGGTTCTTCGCCGTGGCCTGGATGCTGCAGGGCGTCTTCCGGGCGCTGGACAGCGGCCCGCTGGACTCCTGGTTCGTCGACGAGTCGCTGGCGGCGGACCGGAACGCCGACATCGAGACCGGGCTCAGCCACGGTGAGGTGGTGCTCAGCCTCGGCATCGCCGGCGGCGCCCTGATCAGCGGCGGCCTGGTCTGGCTCGGGCCGATCGGGCCGGTCAGCGCGCTCACCGTGCCGGTGGCGCTGTCCATCCTGCTCAGTCTGCTCAGCACGGTGGCGATCGCGGTGCTCATGCACGAGGAGCGGCCCGCTCTCGGCCTGGCCGCACTGTCCGCCTCGATCCGCGGGGTGCCGATCGCGATCGGCTCGGCGCTTCGCCTGGCCCGCCGCTCCCGGGTGGTGCTCGCGCTGATCGCGGTGGAGATCCTGTGGAGCTTCGGGATGGTCTCCTTCGAGAAGCTGATGCCGATCCGGCTCAGCGAGGTGCTGGCCGACAAGGACGCCGCCGCCTCACTGATGGGACCGGTCAGCTCGGCCGCGTGGGGCGCGTCGGCCGCCGGCGCGGCCCTGATCCCCCTGCTCGTCCGGCGGATCGGCGCACCCCGGACCGGCTTCACGCTGCGCCTGCTGCAGGGCGCCACGGTGGTGGGGATGGGCGTCCTGGCCGGCCCGGCCGGGGTGGTCACCGGCTTCCTGCTCACCTATGCGGTGCACGGCGCGGCCAATCCGGTGCACAACGCGCTGATGCACCGGCAGGCCGAGGGCGAATACCGCACCAGTCTGCTGTCGCTCAGCTCGATGGCCAGCCAGCCCGGCTTCGCGATCGGCGCGATCCTGCTCACCGCGGTCGCGCAGAGTGTCAGCACCAGCGTCGCGATCGTGGCCGGGGCGATCGTGCTCGCGGCCGCCGCACCGCTCTATCTGGTGAAACCCAAGTTTCACGAACCCATCGACGGGGGTACCAGCCTGACATCGGCTCTCACCCCCGGAGGAACCTGA
- a CDS encoding helix-turn-helix domain-containing protein, translated as MADKLIEVRLTGPQIRALAQPLRLRLLGRLRQAGPATATRLAADLDTNTGATSYHLRQLAEVGLVIEEARPGSGRQRWWRAAHDTSHFRRSYYEDDPEATAAAEWLETYQVSHFAQAAENWRRALPGEPESWQNAAGISDYTVHLDAARTEAMMREIEAVIERYRQAGQDDPRPGTRPVMVVAAALPRVAS; from the coding sequence ATGGCGGACAAGCTCATCGAAGTGCGGCTCACCGGCCCGCAGATCCGCGCGTTGGCCCAGCCGCTGCGTCTGCGACTGCTCGGACGGCTGCGCCAGGCCGGTCCGGCGACGGCCACCCGCCTCGCCGCCGACCTGGACACCAACACCGGCGCCACCAGCTACCACCTGCGGCAGCTCGCCGAGGTCGGCCTGGTGATCGAGGAGGCGCGGCCGGGCTCCGGCCGGCAACGCTGGTGGCGTGCGGCGCACGACACGTCCCACTTCCGGCGCAGCTACTACGAGGACGATCCGGAGGCCACCGCGGCCGCCGAGTGGCTCGAGACGTATCAGGTCAGCCACTTCGCCCAGGCCGCGGAGAACTGGCGGCGCGCCCTGCCCGGCGAGCCGGAGAGCTGGCAGAACGCCGCCGGGATCTCCGACTACACGGTGCACCTGGACGCCGCCCGCACCGAGGCGATGATGCGCGAGATCGAGGCGGTGATCGAGCGCTACCGGCAGGCGGGCCAGGACGATCCGCGGCCCGGCACCCGCCCGGTGATGGTCGTCGCGGCCGCGCTGCCGAGGGTCGCATCATGA
- a CDS encoding GyrI-like domain-containing protein — MEPTIVQCAEQPYVGRRESITMTEFARVADHLPTMFAGLGRRGVRVSGAPFFRYRVIDMAAEMVVEAGIPVTGPVTVEPPDFIDTLPAGRYATVSHVGHPDQLMAVTARLLDWAQRRGLTWDMTPTPTGERWAARLEMLMTNPAEQPDMHKWETVLLFKLAD; from the coding sequence GTGGAGCCGACCATCGTCCAGTGCGCCGAGCAGCCCTATGTCGGCCGTCGTGAGTCGATCACCATGACCGAGTTCGCGCGGGTCGCCGACCATCTGCCCACCATGTTCGCCGGCCTGGGGCGGCGCGGCGTCCGGGTCAGCGGCGCCCCGTTCTTCCGTTACCGGGTGATCGACATGGCCGCCGAGATGGTGGTCGAGGCGGGCATTCCGGTCACCGGTCCGGTCACCGTGGAGCCGCCGGATTTCATCGACACGCTGCCCGCCGGGCGCTATGCGACGGTCAGCCACGTCGGCCATCCGGACCAATTGATGGCGGTCACCGCGCGGCTGCTCGACTGGGCCCAGCGCAGGGGCCTGACCTGGGACATGACCCCGACGCCGACCGGTGAGCGCTGGGCCGCGCGGCTGGAGATGCTGATGACCAACCCGGCCGAGCAGCCCGACATGCACAAGTGGGAGACCGTCCTGCTGTTCAAGCTGGCGGATTGA
- the aspS gene encoding aspartate--tRNA ligase — MIRTHDAGSLRATDAGTTVTLAGWVARRRDHGGVIFVDLRDASGVVQVVFREEDAHALRNEFCVKVVGEVNARPAGNENPDLATGAIEVVASELTVLSEAAPLPLPIDDAVTASDDIRLKYRYLDLRRSGPAKALRLRSRANQIAREVLHAHDFNEIETPTLTRSTPEGARDFLVPVRLQPGAWYALPQSPQLFKQLLMVAGMERYYQIARCYRDEDFRADRQPEFTQLDIEMSFVTQDDIIALGEEIVAKLWSELADYQVQLPIPRITWTDAMNRYGSDKPDLRYGVELIELTDYLRGTEFRVFAGAIDAGGYVGAVVMPGGASQTRKELDGWQDWAKARGARGLAYVVLDAETGAPRGPVAKNLSEAHLAGLADAVGAKPGDAVFFAAATERREAQELLGAARIEIAKRAKLIDESAWAFCWVVDAPMFEKTDEGGWTAVHHPFTSPNDEWLDNFESAPDKALAYAYDIVVNGNEIGGGSVRIHRGDVQSRVFDLLGITPEEAQDKFGFLLEAFKYGPPPHAGIALGWDRTCMLLGGFDSIREVISFPKSRGGFDPLTGAPTPITAQQRLEAGVDAKPKAAAGTPGTDGQAAPVERSN, encoded by the coding sequence GTGATCAGGACCCATGACGCCGGCAGTCTGCGTGCCACTGACGCCGGCACGACGGTGACGCTTGCCGGTTGGGTGGCCCGCCGGCGGGACCACGGCGGTGTCATCTTCGTCGACCTGCGGGATGCCTCCGGTGTGGTGCAGGTGGTCTTCCGGGAGGAGGACGCGCACGCACTGCGCAACGAGTTCTGTGTGAAGGTCGTGGGTGAGGTCAACGCCCGCCCGGCCGGCAACGAGAACCCGGATCTGGCCACCGGCGCCATCGAGGTGGTCGCCAGCGAGCTGACCGTGCTCTCCGAGGCGGCCCCGCTGCCGCTGCCGATCGATGACGCGGTCACCGCCTCGGACGACATCCGGCTCAAGTATCGCTATCTCGACCTGCGGCGTTCCGGCCCGGCGAAGGCGCTGCGCCTGCGCAGCCGGGCGAACCAGATCGCCCGTGAGGTGCTGCACGCGCACGACTTCAACGAGATCGAGACGCCGACCCTGACCCGGTCGACGCCGGAGGGCGCCCGCGACTTCCTGGTTCCGGTCCGTCTGCAGCCCGGTGCCTGGTATGCGCTGCCGCAGTCCCCGCAGCTGTTCAAGCAGCTGCTGATGGTGGCCGGGATGGAGCGTTACTACCAGATCGCCCGCTGCTACCGGGACGAGGACTTCCGCGCCGACCGGCAGCCGGAGTTCACCCAGCTCGACATCGAGATGTCGTTCGTGACCCAGGACGACATCATCGCGCTGGGCGAGGAGATCGTCGCCAAGCTGTGGAGCGAGCTCGCCGACTACCAGGTGCAGCTGCCGATTCCGCGGATCACCTGGACCGACGCGATGAACCGCTACGGTTCCGACAAACCCGATCTGCGGTACGGCGTGGAGCTCATCGAGCTCACCGACTACCTGCGTGGCACCGAGTTCCGGGTCTTCGCCGGCGCGATCGACGCGGGCGGCTACGTCGGCGCGGTCGTGATGCCGGGCGGCGCCTCGCAGACCCGCAAGGAGCTGGACGGCTGGCAGGACTGGGCGAAGGCGCGCGGCGCCCGTGGCCTGGCCTACGTGGTGCTGGACGCGGAGACCGGCGCCCCGCGCGGCCCGGTCGCGAAGAATCTGTCCGAGGCGCACCTGGCGGGGCTGGCCGACGCGGTCGGCGCGAAGCCGGGCGACGCGGTCTTCTTCGCCGCCGCCACCGAGCGCCGCGAGGCGCAGGAGCTGCTCGGCGCGGCCCGGATCGAGATCGCCAAGCGGGCCAAGCTGATCGACGAGAGTGCCTGGGCGTTCTGCTGGGTCGTCGACGCCCCGATGTTCGAAAAGACTGACGAGGGCGGCTGGACCGCGGTCCACCACCCCTTCACCTCGCCGAACGACGAGTGGCTGGACAACTTCGAGTCCGCCCCGGACAAGGCGCTGGCGTACGCGTACGACATCGTCGTGAACGGCAACGAGATCGGCGGCGGCAGTGTCCGTATCCACCGCGGCGACGTGCAGAGCCGGGTCTTCGACCTGCTCGGCATCACCCCGGAGGAGGCGCAGGACAAGTTCGGCTTCCTGCTGGAGGCGTTCAAGTACGGCCCGCCGCCGCACGCCGGCATCGCCCTGGGCTGGGACCGCACCTGCATGCTGCTCGGCGGGTTCGACTCGATCCGCGAGGTCATCTCGTTCCCGAAGAGCCGTGGCGGCTTCGACCCGCTGACCGGCGCGCCGACCCCGATCACCGCGCAGCAGCGGCTGGAGGCGGGCGTCGACGCCAAGCCGAAGGCGGCCGCGGGCACGCCGGGCACCGACGGCCAGGCCGCCCCGGTGGAGCGCTCCAACTAG
- a CDS encoding 2-phosphosulfolactate phosphatase: MTGRVFGQGAYRGRFEWGLSGAEAVTPGVAVVAVVDVLSFTTALSVAVENGIAVMPYPWRDGTAAAVARRHRAELAVGRSVAGPDEVSLSPAVMRRVASRRRIERLVLPSPNGSAISARLARLQDPDLASSGLVGANSQPMRTGLEPVGANSQPMRTGLESVGAHPEVVRGSGGVTVVGVGLRNAAAAREWVRRRAEGRAVAVVAAGERWVDGSLRPAVEDLWGAGAFLDGMDGLSPEASAAVAAYRAVADRIGEALQACASGRELAAAGFAEDVAVAAEVDQATAVPVLQDGWYRPGK, translated from the coding sequence GTGACGGGGCGGGTGTTCGGGCAGGGTGCCTATCGGGGGCGGTTCGAGTGGGGGCTGTCGGGGGCGGAGGCCGTGACGCCGGGGGTGGCGGTGGTGGCGGTGGTGGATGTTCTGTCGTTCACGACGGCCCTCAGTGTGGCGGTGGAGAACGGGATCGCGGTGATGCCGTATCCGTGGCGGGACGGCACGGCGGCGGCGGTGGCGAGGCGGCATCGGGCCGAGCTGGCGGTTGGGCGGTCCGTGGCCGGTCCGGACGAGGTGAGTCTGTCGCCGGCGGTGATGCGGCGGGTGGCGTCGCGGCGGCGGATCGAGCGGCTGGTGTTGCCCTCACCCAATGGGTCGGCGATCTCGGCGCGGCTCGCGCGGCTTCAAGATCCCGACCTGGCGAGCTCCGGGTTGGTGGGGGCGAATTCGCAGCCGATGCGCACAGGCTTGGAGCCGGTGGGGGCGAACTCGCAGCCGATGCGGACAGGCTTGGAGTCGGTGGGGGCGCATCCGGAGGTCGTGCGGGGCAGCGGCGGGGTGACCGTTGTGGGGGTCGGGCTGCGGAACGCGGCGGCTGCGCGGGAGTGGGTGCGGCGGCGGGCCGAAGGGCGGGCCGTTGCGGTGGTGGCGGCGGGGGAGCGGTGGGTGGACGGTTCGCTCCGGCCGGCGGTGGAGGACCTCTGGGGAGCTGGGGCGTTCCTGGACGGGATGGATGGGCTGTCGCCGGAGGCCAGCGCGGCGGTGGCGGCATATCGAGCGGTGGCGGACCGGATCGGGGAAGCGCTGCAGGCGTGCGCGTCGGGGCGGGAACTGGCGGCCGCCGGGTTTGCTGAGGACGTCGCGGTGGCTGCTGAAGTCGATCAGGCGACTGCGGTGCCCGTGCTGCAGGACGGCTGGTACCGGCCGGGGAAGTGA
- a CDS encoding phosphotransferase enzyme family protein: MGWEGLWQWGDDVARLEPLAEGVANDVWTVRVGGRVAVGRLGVRSDADLAWETGLLGHLHRAGLTVPVPIPTVDGRLFAAGLVVMTHVEGGPPETRDDWRRVAETLHKLHRLTRDWPQRPGWRSSGDLLHAETGTRIDLRAMPPEGVARCRAAWARLVGRPTCVVHGDLNPGNVRMTGERVALIDWDESRVDVPELDLVLPDNAAGLDDGLYDVAAQASAAWEAAVCWEDDYAVRRLAEVRAR, translated from the coding sequence ATGGGGTGGGAGGGGCTGTGGCAGTGGGGTGATGATGTCGCTCGTCTCGAACCGCTTGCCGAGGGAGTGGCCAACGACGTGTGGACTGTGCGGGTCGGTGGTCGTGTCGCGGTCGGTCGGCTCGGAGTCAGGAGCGACGCCGATCTCGCCTGGGAAACCGGGTTGCTCGGCCATCTCCACCGTGCGGGACTGACCGTGCCGGTGCCGATTCCCACCGTGGACGGGCGGCTGTTCGCCGCCGGCCTGGTAGTGATGACGCATGTGGAGGGCGGGCCGCCCGAGACCCGGGACGACTGGCGTCGCGTGGCCGAAACGCTCCACAAGCTGCATCGGTTGACGCGGGACTGGCCGCAGCGTCCGGGGTGGCGATCGTCCGGCGATCTCCTGCACGCTGAAACCGGGACGAGGATCGACCTGCGGGCGATGCCACCGGAAGGGGTTGCGCGGTGCCGGGCGGCTTGGGCGCGGCTCGTCGGACGTCCGACCTGTGTCGTGCACGGCGATCTCAATCCGGGCAACGTTCGCATGACCGGGGAACGCGTCGCGCTGATCGACTGGGACGAGTCACGGGTCGACGTTCCGGAGCTCGACCTGGTGCTGCCGGACAACGCTGCCGGTCTGGACGATGGCCTGTACGACGTGGCCGCACAGGCTTCGGCGGCGTGGGAGGCCGCCGTGTGCTGGGAGGACGACTATGCGGTCAGGCGGCTTGCCGAGGTGCGAGCCCGCTGA
- a CDS encoding tetratricopeptide repeat protein: protein MTTPEWEARLAAVWASIDERDATDFRQAITDVTAELPDGDPDGTFERAAAFDSTGSSDLAIPLYERALAAGLTGERRRRAVIQMASSLRNLGRSPESVALLTVELAAGSDHLDDAVKTVLALALTDVGREREAVAIAVGALARHLPRYQRSMANYARLLVESDIEEEPESPMRTLSPSHPDPSAEV from the coding sequence ATGACGACACCGGAATGGGAAGCGCGGCTGGCCGCGGTCTGGGCATCGATCGACGAACGCGACGCCACCGACTTCCGTCAAGCGATCACCGACGTCACCGCCGAACTGCCGGACGGCGACCCCGACGGCACCTTCGAGCGTGCTGCCGCGTTCGACTCCACCGGCAGCTCCGACCTTGCGATACCCCTGTACGAGCGGGCCCTCGCCGCCGGTCTGACCGGCGAACGCCGCCGCCGCGCCGTCATCCAGATGGCCAGTTCCCTGCGCAACCTGGGCCGCTCGCCGGAAAGCGTCGCGCTGCTCACCGTCGAGCTTGCCGCCGGGTCGGATCATCTGGACGACGCGGTGAAGACCGTGCTCGCCCTGGCTTTGACCGATGTGGGCCGCGAGCGCGAAGCCGTCGCCATCGCGGTCGGTGCTCTCGCTCGCCACCTGCCTCGATACCAGCGCTCCATGGCCAATTACGCCCGTCTGCTCGTCGAATCGGACATCGAGGAAGAACCAGAATCACCGATGAGGACCCTCTCGCCGTCACACCCTGATCCTTCCGCCGAGGTATGA
- a CDS encoding alanine racemase encodes MTIDWRSKGFWLPHGGRTAEQIASERPSIFGGGFTWPLLVIRQAAVEANIATMAAYCRRHGCDFAPHAKTTMAPGLLEAQLRAGAWGLTVATANQALVLRRLGVQRVLIANQVLDPIALRWLAGESDAGWEVYFQVDSLAGVRAAAAAGRIRVLVELGHPGGRTGVRTLDELDRVARAVAAAPGVELAGLTGYEGQLADLAEVDTYLDRLAAGFEQLSAAGLLPEEPIVSAGGSAWFDRVTDRLKALAPRARLILRSGASVTHDDGFYRERTPFVRVPGEGPLTAALEVWAQVLSAPEPGLALAGMGKRDAPFDEGLPVPGEVRRPDGTTAPADGLRVTRLNDHHTYLQVADGTVVEPGDLVRFGISHPCTAFDKWRDIPVVDEQRRVVDVLHTYF; translated from the coding sequence GTGACGATCGACTGGCGGAGCAAAGGATTCTGGCTGCCGCACGGCGGCCGGACCGCCGAGCAGATCGCGTCCGAACGGCCGAGCATCTTCGGCGGCGGTTTCACCTGGCCGCTGCTGGTGATCCGGCAGGCCGCGGTCGAGGCGAACATCGCGACGATGGCCGCCTACTGCCGGCGGCACGGATGCGACTTCGCCCCGCACGCCAAGACGACGATGGCGCCCGGGCTGCTCGAGGCCCAGTTGCGTGCCGGGGCGTGGGGCCTGACCGTGGCCACGGCGAATCAGGCTCTGGTGCTGCGGCGGCTCGGGGTGCAGCGGGTGCTGATCGCCAACCAGGTGCTCGACCCGATCGCGCTGCGCTGGCTGGCCGGCGAGAGTGACGCCGGCTGGGAGGTGTATTTCCAGGTCGACTCACTGGCCGGGGTGCGCGCGGCGGCCGCGGCCGGACGGATCCGGGTCCTCGTCGAGCTGGGGCATCCGGGCGGCCGTACCGGTGTGCGGACGCTGGACGAACTGGACCGGGTGGCCCGGGCCGTTGCCGCCGCGCCGGGGGTCGAGCTGGCCGGACTGACCGGCTACGAGGGGCAGCTTGCCGACCTGGCGGAGGTCGACACCTATCTGGATCGGCTGGCCGCGGGGTTCGAGCAGCTGTCCGCTGCCGGGCTGCTCCCGGAGGAGCCGATCGTGTCGGCCGGCGGGAGCGCCTGGTTCGACCGGGTCACCGATCGTCTCAAGGCGCTTGCCCCGCGGGCGCGGCTGATCCTGCGCAGCGGGGCGTCGGTCACCCACGACGACGGGTTCTATCGGGAGCGGACGCCGTTCGTGCGCGTGCCCGGCGAAGGACCGCTCACCGCAGCCCTGGAAGTCTGGGCCCAGGTGCTGTCGGCGCCCGAGCCCGGGCTGGCGCTCGCCGGGATGGGCAAGCGGGACGCGCCGTTCGACGAGGGGCTACCGGTGCCGGGGGAGGTGCGGCGGCCGGACGGGACGACGGCGCCGGCCGACGGGCTCCGGGTGACCCGGCTCAACGACCACCACACCTATCTCCAGGTGGCCGACGGGACCGTAGTGGAGCCCGGTGACCTGGTGCGGTTCGGGATCTCGCACCCGTGCACGGCGTTCGACAAGTGGCGCGACATCCCGGTGGTCGACGAGCAGCGGCGCGTGGTGGACGTGCTCCATACGTACTTCTGA
- a CDS encoding aminoglycoside phosphotransferase family protein: MVEIALPDSFTRRVAQCWGAPGTRWLADLPEIATRVLHDWDLHLDRPCPLSLNWVTRVRRADGSAAVLKMGIPGADHLSDEAAALEFFAGRGAVSMLAHDAARGAILLEEVRPGRPARSLVPDRDEDATAALIGVIRGLHRPAPPGIALPELAARRATFDEHLRRFPDDGPLPRHLVERAGRLLTELCETAIERVVLHGDLHHDNVLAAGREPWLVIDPHGLTGDPGYEIGAMLYNPYPMDDDTVLRLVPGRIEQLADGLDIPIERVVAWGFVQAVLSEVWNATGDGIATGRPLRLASLLLPRLP, translated from the coding sequence ATGGTGGAGATCGCGCTGCCGGACTCGTTCACGCGTCGCGTCGCGCAGTGCTGGGGCGCTCCGGGGACCCGCTGGCTGGCTGATCTGCCGGAGATAGCCACCCGGGTGCTGCACGACTGGGATCTCCACCTGGACCGGCCCTGTCCGCTGAGCCTGAACTGGGTGACCCGGGTGCGCCGGGCGGACGGATCCGCCGCGGTGCTGAAGATGGGCATCCCCGGCGCGGATCATCTGTCGGACGAGGCGGCGGCGCTGGAGTTCTTCGCCGGGCGAGGCGCGGTGTCGATGCTCGCCCACGATGCCGCACGCGGCGCGATCCTGCTGGAGGAGGTCCGCCCGGGCCGGCCGGCCCGATCGCTGGTGCCGGACCGGGACGAGGACGCGACAGCCGCACTGATCGGGGTGATCCGCGGACTGCACCGCCCCGCGCCGCCCGGCATCGCCCTGCCCGAGCTGGCCGCCCGCCGCGCCACCTTCGACGAGCATCTGCGGCGTTTCCCGGATGACGGCCCGCTGCCGCGACACCTGGTCGAGCGGGCCGGGCGGCTGCTCACCGAACTGTGCGAGACCGCGATCGAGCGCGTCGTGCTGCACGGTGACCTGCACCACGACAACGTGCTGGCCGCGGGCCGCGAGCCGTGGCTGGTGATCGATCCTCACGGGCTGACCGGCGATCCCGGTTACGAGATCGGCGCCATGCTCTACAACCCCTACCCGATGGACGACGACACGGTGCTGCGCCTGGTGCCGGGGCGGATCGAGCAGCTCGCCGACGGGCTCGACATCCCGATCGAGCGGGTGGTCGCCTGGGGTTTCGTACAAGCGGTGCTGTCCGAAGTGTGGAACGCCACCGGCGACGGCATCGCCACCGGGCGGCCGTTGCGCCTGGCGAGTCTGCTGCTGCCCCGCCTGCCATGA